One genomic region from Cardiobacteriaceae bacterium TAE3-ERU3 encodes:
- the tkt gene encoding transketolase, with the protein MTEHQLMAGAVRALSMDAVQQANSGHPGAPMGMADMATVLWQKHIRVNPKDPKWHNRDRFVLSNGHASMLQYSLLHLAGFDLSLDEIKQFRQLHSKTPGHPEVDETPGVETTTGPLGQGIANAVGMALAEQHLAAQFNRDQHKIVDHYTYCFVGDGCLMEGVSHEACSFAGTLGLGKLIVLYDANGISIDGEIEPWYSEDVAKRFEAYGWQVIDSVDGHDADSIDQAINNAKQEQNRPSLIICKTVIGFGSPNLAGTAKSHGAPLGDEEISKVKSALELPEGKFSVPEGAYEVADLRERGENWQKEWQASFDAYAKAYPELAERYQETIEGKLSDQLDQAVKQALKDKQAAGAKVATRKASEQALEVIAPFVPGLLGGSADLSGSNNTSHKHSAAIKPRDFAGNYIHYGVREFAMAAMMNGMSLHGGIRPYGGTFLVFSDYMRNAMRLSALMKQPVVYVLTHDSIGLGEDGPTHQPIEHVSSLRLMPNMYVWRPCDDVETLAAWHASIKSDMPSSLALSRQGLPSQARDEAQIDAIYRGGYVLSTDEQPDAVLIATGSEVALAADAADALRKKGKKIRVVSVPCYDLFMKQDAQYRREVLGGDVPKLAIEAGVSALWQGLVGERGAVIGIDCFGASAPAEELFKEYGFTVENVIAKTLDLL; encoded by the coding sequence ATGACTGAACATCAGTTAATGGCAGGGGCTGTTCGTGCCTTGAGTATGGACGCGGTACAGCAGGCAAATTCAGGTCACCCGGGTGCGCCAATGGGTATGGCGGATATGGCAACGGTTTTGTGGCAAAAGCACATCCGTGTAAACCCTAAAGACCCGAAGTGGCATAATCGAGACCGTTTTGTGCTGTCCAATGGGCACGCTTCCATGCTGCAGTACAGCTTGCTGCATCTGGCTGGCTTTGATCTTTCTTTGGATGAAATCAAGCAATTCCGCCAGTTGCACAGCAAGACACCTGGTCACCCAGAAGTTGATGAAACTCCGGGTGTAGAAACGACCACGGGACCATTAGGTCAGGGTATTGCAAATGCCGTTGGTATGGCTTTGGCTGAGCAACATTTAGCGGCACAGTTCAACCGTGATCAGCATAAGATTGTCGATCACTACACTTACTGCTTTGTTGGTGATGGCTGCTTGATGGAAGGTGTTTCGCATGAAGCTTGTTCATTTGCCGGCACATTGGGCTTGGGCAAACTGATTGTTCTTTACGATGCAAACGGTATTTCAATCGATGGTGAAATTGAGCCTTGGTATAGTGAAGATGTCGCCAAGCGCTTTGAAGCATACGGATGGCAGGTCATTGATTCAGTTGATGGGCATGATGCTGATTCAATTGATCAAGCGATCAACAATGCAAAGCAAGAACAAAACCGTCCGTCATTGATTATTTGTAAGACAGTGATTGGTTTTGGTTCTCCAAATTTGGCAGGCACTGCAAAAAGCCATGGCGCACCACTTGGTGATGAAGAAATCAGTAAAGTTAAATCAGCACTTGAATTGCCGGAAGGCAAATTTAGTGTTCCTGAGGGTGCTTATGAAGTTGCTGATCTACGTGAAAGAGGCGAAAATTGGCAGAAAGAATGGCAAGCATCATTTGATGCTTATGCTAAAGCTTATCCAGAATTAGCCGAGCGCTATCAAGAAACCATTGAAGGCAAGCTTTCTGATCAGCTTGATCAAGCTGTCAAGCAGGCATTGAAAGACAAGCAAGCCGCTGGCGCAAAAGTAGCAACGCGCAAAGCTTCAGAGCAAGCATTAGAAGTCATTGCACCTTTTGTGCCGGGCCTATTAGGTGGATCAGCAGATTTGAGTGGTTCTAATAACACGTCGCACAAGCACAGTGCAGCAATCAAACCACGTGATTTTGCGGGCAACTACATCCATTACGGTGTACGTGAATTTGCCATGGCCGCGATGATGAACGGTATGAGTTTGCATGGTGGTATTCGCCCATATGGTGGAACATTCCTCGTTTTCTCCGACTATATGCGTAATGCCATGCGCTTATCAGCATTGATGAAGCAACCGGTAGTTTACGTTTTAACCCACGATTCTATCGGTCTGGGCGAAGATGGCCCGACTCACCAACCAATTGAGCACGTTTCATCACTGCGTTTAATGCCAAATATGTATGTATGGCGGCCTTGTGATGACGTTGAAACTTTGGCTGCATGGCATGCATCTATCAAGAGTGATATGCCAAGTTCACTTGCATTGTCGCGCCAAGGCTTACCGTCACAGGCACGTGACGAAGCACAAATTGATGCCATTTATCGTGGTGGTTATGTTTTGAGTACCGATGAACAGCCTGACGCGGTATTAATTGCTACAGGATCTGAAGTGGCTCTTGCTGCTGATGCTGCAGATGCACTGCGTAAGAAGGGTAAAAAAATCCGTGTCGTATCAGTGCCATGCTACGATTTGTTTATGAAACAAGATGCACAATATCGCCGTGAAGTACTCGGTGGTGATGTACCTAAGTTGGCGATTGAAGCAGGTGTCAGCGCGCTGTGGCAAGGCTTAGTTGGCGAGCGTGGTGCGGTTATTGGTATTGATTGCTTTGGCGCATCAGCACCAGCTGAAGAGTT
- the rpoH gene encoding RNA polymerase sigma factor RpoH, which produces MSKTNLPANPAGKWLIPSTDIDQYIARVRQIPVLDAQEEKRLAYELQTENRIEAAQTLIMHHLKFVVHIARGFSGYGLPLADLIQEGNIGLMKAVKRFEPDHGVRLVSFAVHWIKSEIHEYVIRNWRMVKIATTKAQRKLFFNLRSMKKGLTWLNQDEAEKIANELNVSSKDVFEMESRLQGQDIAYEPSDDDEENPFSPSAWLSDDRMDPAEENELAESSALITSELANALEQLDDRSRDIVSSRWLSDGKKATLQTLAERYDVSAERIRQIEQQAMQTLKAQLGASTLKQ; this is translated from the coding sequence ATGAGCAAAACCAATTTACCAGCCAACCCTGCCGGGAAATGGTTAATTCCCAGTACAGATATTGACCAGTATATTGCCCGAGTCAGGCAAATTCCTGTCCTTGACGCGCAGGAAGAAAAGCGACTGGCTTACGAATTACAAACAGAAAACCGTATTGAAGCAGCGCAAACCCTAATCATGCACCATTTAAAATTTGTGGTGCATATTGCACGCGGCTTTAGCGGCTACGGCTTACCACTTGCTGATCTTATTCAAGAAGGCAACATTGGCCTGATGAAAGCAGTCAAGCGTTTCGAACCAGACCATGGTGTGCGTCTGGTTTCTTTTGCCGTACATTGGATTAAGTCCGAAATACATGAATATGTCATCCGCAACTGGCGAATGGTTAAAATTGCCACGACCAAAGCCCAGCGTAAACTGTTTTTTAACTTGCGCAGCATGAAAAAAGGCCTCACTTGGCTGAATCAGGACGAAGCGGAAAAAATTGCCAATGAACTCAATGTATCAAGCAAAGACGTCTTCGAAATGGAAAGCCGCTTACAAGGTCAAGACATCGCCTACGAACCAAGTGATGATGACGAAGAAAATCCATTTTCCCCTTCTGCATGGCTGAGTGATGATCGCATGGATCCTGCTGAAGAAAATGAACTAGCTGAAAGCTCGGCGCTAATCACCAGTGAATTGGCTAACGCGCTTGAGCAGCTGGATGATCGCAGTAGAGATATCGTCAGCTCTCGCTGGCTCAGCGATGGTAAAAAAGCCACATTACAAACTTTGGCTGAACGCTACGACGTTTCAGCTGAGCGCATACGCCAAATTGAGCAACAGGCGATGCAAACACTTAAAGCGCAGTTAGGTGCCAGTACCCTGAAACAATAA
- the hisD gene encoding histidinol dehydrogenase produces MKLHRIDATQADFYAPLNARLALELSTQAHVRQTVAKIIDDVRSRGDEALLHYSRTLDATDADSVAALRVPAEKLELCWSELGDEARYALEVAHERIRAYGEAQKLTSWSYQDEDGSTLGQQIQPLDSAGIYVPGGKASYPSSVLMNAVPAKVAGVARVVMVVPAPGGEMNPWVLGAAHLSGVDEVWQLGGAHAVAALAYGTQTIAPVDKITGPGNQYVAEAKRAVFGKVGIDMIAGPSEVVVFADDSADPRWIVADLFAQAEHDEMAQSILVTNSRHLAEAVDSLLEEMLSEQPRAKIIRTSLLDRGATVLVKNIEQGVEVVNHIAPEHLELMLADAAMIVPQIRHAGAIFVGTRSNEVFGDYCAGPNHVLPTSGTARFASPLGVYDFQKRSSVMALSEAASLALSPVAACLADAEGLHAHALSARLRGE; encoded by the coding sequence ATGAAATTACACCGCATAGACGCCACGCAAGCTGATTTTTATGCGCCGCTCAATGCACGCTTGGCGCTTGAGCTCTCTACTCAGGCGCATGTGCGACAAACTGTTGCCAAGATTATAGATGATGTGCGTTCGCGTGGTGATGAGGCACTGTTGCATTACAGCCGCACGCTTGATGCTACTGATGCAGATAGTGTGGCGGCGTTGCGTGTACCCGCTGAGAAACTCGAACTTTGTTGGAGCGAGTTGGGTGATGAAGCGCGTTATGCCTTAGAAGTGGCGCATGAGCGAATTCGTGCTTATGGTGAAGCACAAAAGTTGACTTCATGGTCCTATCAGGATGAAGACGGCAGCACGTTAGGACAGCAAATACAGCCCCTCGACAGTGCCGGTATTTACGTACCTGGTGGTAAAGCATCATATCCATCGTCAGTGCTTATGAATGCTGTTCCGGCTAAAGTTGCCGGTGTGGCACGAGTGGTTATGGTTGTTCCAGCGCCTGGCGGTGAGATGAACCCATGGGTACTTGGTGCTGCGCATCTTAGTGGTGTCGATGAAGTGTGGCAACTGGGTGGGGCGCATGCAGTTGCAGCACTTGCTTACGGTACGCAAACTATAGCTCCGGTTGATAAGATCACCGGGCCCGGGAATCAATACGTTGCAGAAGCCAAGCGTGCCGTTTTTGGCAAAGTCGGGATTGATATGATTGCCGGGCCATCGGAAGTTGTCGTATTTGCTGATGACAGCGCTGATCCTCGCTGGATTGTGGCCGACTTATTTGCACAAGCTGAGCATGATGAAATGGCTCAGTCAATTTTGGTTACCAACAGTAGGCATCTGGCCGAAGCGGTTGATTCATTACTTGAGGAAATGCTAAGCGAACAGCCTCGCGCCAAGATTATTCGTACTTCGCTGCTTGATCGTGGCGCTACTGTATTGGTCAAGAATATAGAGCAGGGTGTTGAAGTCGTCAATCACATTGCACCTGAGCATCTTGAGTTAATGCTTGCTGATGCGGCGATGATTGTGCCGCAAATTCGCCATGCGGGCGCTATTTTTGTCGGAACGCGCTCCAATGAAGTATTTGGTGATTATTGTGCCGGGCCAAATCACGTATTGCCAACTTCAGGTACAGCGCGTTTTGCATCTCCGCTGGGCGTATATGATTTCCAAAAACGCAGTAGTGTTATGGCGTTGTCTGAGGCCGCATCACTGGCTTTATCACCGGTTGCAGCCTGTCTTGCAGACGCCGAAGGGCTACATGCGCACGCTTTATCTGCCCGCTTGAGAGGTGAATGA
- a CDS encoding DUF423 domain-containing protein, protein MQNRHWLLIGALSGLTWVSIGAAMGHGVLHGESLIYFEKAQRYHIVHTIALLWLSGWAVLPWWRVVAGLWCLGVALFSGALYCMAIYGWGLNYIVPIGGVAILLGWACLVVAIWRWKGANDVRRG, encoded by the coding sequence ATGCAAAATCGGCATTGGTTGTTAATTGGCGCATTAAGTGGCTTGACGTGGGTTTCTATTGGCGCTGCGATGGGGCATGGCGTCCTTCACGGTGAATCACTAATTTATTTCGAAAAGGCCCAGCGTTACCATATTGTTCATACAATTGCGCTTTTATGGTTGAGTGGTTGGGCTGTTTTGCCGTGGTGGCGAGTTGTTGCCGGGTTGTGGTGCTTGGGCGTGGCGCTGTTTAGTGGAGCGTTATATTGCATGGCTATTTATGGTTGGGGGCTGAATTATATTGTCCCGATTGGTGGCGTCGCTATTTTGCTTGGCTGGGCATGTCTTGTAGTAGCTATATGGCGATGGAAAGGCGCGAATGATGTGCGACGCGGTTAA
- the ftsY gene encoding signal recognition particle-docking protein FtsY, whose translation MAFKWLKKRKKDTDTVQQQENQTVAQTEQLPAEVSADSDSKSGYFQRLKQGLSKTRSGFGDLFLGKKTLDPDTVDDLEMQLLSADVGLETTKILIDDLTKRIDRKELGDLEAVQSALALHMADRLTPYEQPLQTALAKPFVILMTGINGAGKTTTIGKLAHQFKAEGKKVMLAAGDTFRAAAVEQLKEWGERNEVPVIAQGHGADPASVAYDALQSAQARNIDVLIIDTAGRLHTQDHLMDELKKIKRVLHKLDPQAPHETMLVLDAGNGQNALRQAMHFHQAMDLTGLAITKLDGTAKGGILFAVTHELELPIRYIGVGEKAADLRVFNANAFVDALLYKD comes from the coding sequence ATGGCATTTAAATGGCTTAAGAAGCGCAAGAAAGACACCGATACGGTGCAGCAGCAAGAAAATCAAACTGTTGCACAAACTGAACAGCTACCAGCCGAAGTTTCTGCTGATAGTGACAGTAAATCCGGCTATTTCCAACGCCTAAAACAAGGGCTAAGTAAAACCCGCAGCGGATTTGGCGATTTATTTCTCGGAAAAAAAACACTTGACCCTGATACGGTCGATGATTTGGAAATGCAGTTATTGAGTGCCGATGTCGGTTTGGAAACCACCAAAATCCTCATTGATGATCTAACCAAGCGTATTGACCGTAAAGAACTTGGTGACCTTGAAGCTGTGCAAAGTGCACTGGCGCTACATATGGCTGACCGCCTTACTCCTTATGAACAACCGTTGCAAACAGCCTTAGCCAAACCATTCGTTATCCTAATGACAGGCATCAATGGTGCGGGAAAAACGACGACTATCGGAAAGCTTGCACACCAATTTAAAGCTGAAGGCAAAAAAGTTATGCTCGCAGCCGGCGATACCTTCCGCGCCGCTGCTGTTGAGCAACTGAAAGAATGGGGAGAGCGCAACGAAGTTCCTGTCATCGCTCAGGGGCATGGCGCTGACCCCGCTTCTGTGGCCTATGACGCTTTACAATCAGCACAAGCACGAAACATTGACGTGCTGATCATCGATACTGCCGGCCGTCTCCACACCCAAGACCACCTGATGGACGAACTAAAAAAGATTAAGCGCGTCTTACACAAACTTGACCCACAAGCCCCTCATGAAACCATGCTGGTACTTGACGCCGGAAACGGCCAGAACGCACTGCGCCAAGCGATGCACTTTCATCAAGCCATGGATTTAACCGGATTAGCCATCACCAAACTTGATGGCACAGCAAAGGGTGGAATCCTCTTTGCCGTTACACATGAACTGGAATTACCCATCCGCTATATAGGCGTTGGGGAAAAAGCAGCTGATTTACGAGTATTTAACGCAAATGCCTTTGTCGATGCTTTATTATACAAAGATTGA
- a CDS encoding carboxy terminal-processing peptidase: MGVNLLQAQAVTASDPDSSTEFAPLSVSEKYEKAFLLSLKLLQEHHYQDAQLEGLSADVFDDYLNALDPAHTYFLQSDIEEFSANRDHFLTPINTQRIRTAFDMFERYRKRADAMNQWTLRRLEQPFDLNTDKEVYIPPFHQENNREWPKTLEDATAYQEERLTDQIIRQILSDKSEEEAVETLTKRYKSANKRLGQTTSDDVFDIFLNVITTRFDPHTNYLSPRVSEDFDINMRLSLEGIGAVLSVDDEKVTIRELTPGGPAAKSGKLHIRDQIIGVAQGEDGEMVDIVGWRLDKAVKLIRGKKGSFVRLLIEPVKSSGGAKEVIIKREEIKLEDQGAQAYVEEVEEQGIKKRIGVIRLPSFYMDFNAAQLGKKDFRSTSKDVERLLLELQDNGVDGIIVDLRGNGGGSLYEAVQTVGLFIDQGPVVSVSNTDGSVREEVDETPGAVYEGPLAVMIDHYSASASEIFAAAIQDYQRGIVIGSNTFGKGTVQTMIDLNRFVSKNSTALGKLKFTIAMFHRVNGDSTQLKGVAPDIAMPEGLGLDVVGEQSEKHAMKWKHVRPSEFTPAGNITPEVLAEVEERHVKRMANDPALSRYQEYVRKVTAENDKSMWSLNLEKRQQEYQDWERYSDAYEAAQRDSVPSLEADAKRKSDIEKRNEYAKDENDKEQFVPDVALYEALNIFYDFLVMLQAHATPKAA; encoded by the coding sequence ATGGGCGTGAATCTTTTGCAGGCACAGGCAGTTACTGCATCTGATCCAGATTCATCTACTGAGTTTGCCCCCTTGAGCGTCAGTGAGAAATATGAAAAAGCCTTTTTGCTGTCGCTTAAATTGCTGCAAGAGCACCATTATCAAGATGCTCAGTTAGAAGGATTGTCTGCTGATGTTTTTGATGATTATCTCAATGCGCTAGATCCTGCTCATACCTATTTTTTGCAGAGTGATATTGAAGAATTTTCTGCAAATCGCGATCACTTTCTGACCCCAATTAATACGCAGCGTATTCGCACTGCATTTGATATGTTTGAGCGTTATCGGAAAAGAGCAGACGCCATGAATCAATGGACGCTGCGGCGCCTGGAGCAGCCGTTTGATCTCAATACGGATAAAGAAGTCTATATTCCTCCTTTCCATCAAGAAAATAATCGTGAATGGCCTAAAACACTAGAAGATGCGACGGCTTATCAAGAAGAGCGCTTGACCGACCAAATCATTCGCCAAATTCTCTCGGATAAAAGTGAAGAAGAAGCGGTTGAGACGTTGACCAAGCGTTATAAAAGTGCGAATAAACGCCTTGGTCAAACAACCAGTGATGATGTTTTCGATATTTTTTTAAATGTCATCACTACGCGTTTTGATCCGCATACAAATTATCTTTCTCCACGCGTCAGTGAAGATTTTGATATCAATATGCGCCTTTCGTTGGAAGGTATTGGCGCGGTACTGAGCGTTGACGACGAAAAGGTAACTATTCGTGAGCTGACTCCGGGTGGTCCAGCTGCAAAAAGTGGGAAGTTACATATTCGTGACCAGATCATCGGCGTTGCACAGGGTGAAGATGGTGAGATGGTCGATATTGTTGGCTGGAGACTTGATAAGGCGGTGAAGCTCATTCGCGGAAAAAAAGGAAGCTTCGTTCGCTTGCTGATTGAACCGGTTAAAAGTTCTGGTGGTGCAAAAGAGGTTATTATTAAGCGCGAAGAAATCAAGCTTGAAGACCAAGGTGCGCAAGCTTATGTTGAAGAAGTCGAAGAGCAGGGCATTAAAAAGCGTATTGGCGTGATCCGTTTACCATCTTTTTATATGGACTTTAATGCCGCCCAGCTCGGCAAAAAGGATTTCCGCAGTACCAGTAAAGATGTTGAGCGATTGTTATTGGAACTACAAGATAATGGGGTTGACGGTATCATTGTCGATCTGCGTGGTAATGGTGGCGGTTCACTCTACGAAGCGGTACAGACTGTTGGATTGTTTATCGATCAAGGGCCAGTGGTGTCGGTATCCAATACCGATGGGAGTGTTCGTGAAGAAGTTGATGAAACACCGGGCGCTGTTTATGAAGGGCCATTAGCTGTCATGATTGACCACTACTCTGCTTCTGCTTCTGAAATTTTTGCTGCAGCCATACAGGATTATCAGCGTGGGATTGTTATCGGTAGTAATACTTTTGGTAAAGGCACCGTTCAGACGATGATTGATCTCAATCGTTTTGTCTCTAAAAATAGTACTGCATTGGGTAAGCTCAAATTCACCATCGCAATGTTCCATCGCGTTAATGGGGACAGTACGCAGTTGAAAGGTGTTGCGCCAGATATTGCAATGCCAGAAGGGCTTGGTTTGGATGTCGTTGGTGAGCAGTCTGAAAAGCATGCGATGAAATGGAAGCATGTCCGCCCAAGTGAGTTTACTCCGGCCGGCAATATTACCCCTGAAGTATTAGCTGAGGTTGAGGAACGCCATGTCAAGCGTATGGCTAATGATCCTGCGCTGTCGCGTTATCAGGAGTATGTACGTAAGGTAACCGCTGAGAACGATAAGTCAATGTGGTCTCTCAATCTTGAGAAGAGACAGCAAGAGTATCAGGATTGGGAGCGTTATAGTGATGCCTACGAAGCGGCTCAGCGCGACAGTGTGCCAAGCTTGGAGGCTGACGCTAAACGCAAAAGTGATATTGAAAAGCGCAATGAATATGCTAAAGACGAGAATGACAAAGAGCAGTTCGTTCCCGATGTGGCGCTTTATGAAGCATTGAACATTTTTTATGATTTTCTGGTGATGCTGCAAGCGCATGCAACACCTAAAGCAGCTTGA
- a CDS encoding Nif3-like dinuclear metal center hexameric protein, translating to MQRVELLNYLNDYLKCSKFKDFTVNGMQVEGKAEIKKIVTAVTASAAAVDYACTVGADALLVHHGYFWKGEPQQITGMKQRRVAALLSKQVNLLAYHIPLDQHPKLGNNILFANHFDCQRVWQSDDEPLIWHAEITPLEPSQIANILRCELPSETVFLIEADVQQSVTRIAWCTGAAHDFLIQAKDEGAQLFISGEYAERTYHEAKESGCAFIACGHHASERAGIRALGEHLAQDFDLEVSFFDEPNPF from the coding sequence ATGCAACGTGTCGAATTACTCAATTATCTGAATGATTATTTGAAGTGCAGCAAGTTTAAGGACTTTACCGTCAACGGAATGCAGGTAGAAGGTAAGGCTGAGATTAAGAAAATTGTGACTGCTGTCACAGCATCAGCGGCAGCTGTTGATTATGCCTGTACAGTAGGTGCTGATGCATTACTAGTGCATCATGGATATTTTTGGAAAGGTGAACCGCAGCAGATCACAGGTATGAAGCAACGCCGTGTTGCAGCTTTACTCAGCAAGCAAGTTAATTTGCTCGCTTATCATATTCCACTTGATCAACATCCAAAGCTTGGAAATAATATTTTATTTGCCAACCATTTTGACTGTCAGCGCGTATGGCAATCTGATGATGAGCCTTTGATTTGGCACGCTGAAATTACTCCACTGGAACCTTCACAAATTGCGAATATTTTGCGTTGCGAACTGCCAAGTGAAACAGTATTTCTCATTGAAGCTGATGTGCAACAGTCCGTCACTCGTATTGCATGGTGCACTGGTGCAGCACATGATTTTCTGATTCAAGCCAAAGATGAAGGTGCGCAATTGTTTATTAGTGGTGAGTATGCCGAGCGTACATATCATGAGGCAAAAGAGAGTGGTTGTGCGTTTATCGCTTGTGGTCACCATGCAAGCGAACGTGCAGGTATCCGAGCCTTGGGTGAGCATTTGGCGCAGGATTTTGATTTAGAAGTTTCTTTTTTTGATGAGCCTAATCCGTTTTAG
- the hisC gene encoding histidinol-phosphate transaminase yields MSAKDWVTPAVAAMHAYPVAQLPQNALRLSDMECPQDIDPTLRQAWLERLDKVAMNRYPRPGDDQIDAHLRRLFDVPDACPLIYGNGSDELIQIILMAVAQPGRTVLAPAPTFVMYQVCAEMLGMNYVGVPLSTPDFALNEQAMLKAIVEHQPAVIFLADPNNPTGNALDSDAVRNIIEAAPGLVVLDEAYGAYASHSNATMAQAYDNVVVIRTLSKIGYAGLRFGYAFGADDWIDAFAKVKPPYNINVLTLASVDFALEHDDFIRAQTAMICRERTRMLSAYQMLEGIEVWPSAANFLLLRIANAAKIYAALIEQNIWVKKLDGVHPLLRDCLRVTISNAEDNDRCFAAIKMFLEA; encoded by the coding sequence ATGAGTGCTAAAGATTGGGTTACGCCAGCTGTTGCCGCCATGCATGCCTATCCGGTGGCGCAGTTACCACAAAACGCACTGCGTTTAAGTGATATGGAGTGCCCACAGGATATTGACCCAACATTGCGTCAGGCATGGTTGGAGCGGCTTGATAAAGTGGCAATGAACCGTTACCCACGTCCCGGCGATGATCAAATCGATGCGCATTTGCGCCGTCTGTTTGATGTTCCAGATGCTTGCCCTTTGATTTATGGCAATGGTTCTGATGAGTTGATTCAAATTATTTTGATGGCAGTCGCTCAGCCAGGCAGAACTGTACTTGCTCCAGCACCAACCTTCGTAATGTATCAAGTATGTGCGGAAATGCTGGGTATGAACTATGTCGGTGTCCCATTATCTACACCTGATTTTGCTTTGAACGAACAAGCAATGCTTAAAGCGATAGTAGAGCATCAGCCTGCGGTAATTTTTCTTGCTGATCCTAATAACCCAACTGGGAACGCCCTCGATAGTGATGCAGTACGTAATATCATTGAGGCTGCCCCTGGGCTAGTTGTCCTTGATGAGGCCTATGGTGCGTATGCATCTCACTCAAATGCGACCATGGCGCAAGCATACGACAATGTTGTCGTTATCCGTACACTGTCCAAAATTGGCTATGCCGGCTTGCGTTTTGGTTATGCCTTTGGTGCAGACGACTGGATAGATGCTTTTGCTAAGGTAAAGCCACCATACAACATCAATGTACTGACTCTTGCCAGTGTTGATTTTGCATTGGAGCACGACGATTTCATTCGCGCCCAAACAGCAATGATTTGCCGCGAACGTACGCGAATGCTCAGTGCATATCAAATGTTGGAAGGGATAGAAGTCTGGCCATCAGCAGCAAATTTTCTGCTGCTTCGTATAGCGAATGCGGCAAAGATTTATGCAGCACTGATTGAGCAAAATATTTGGGTCAAAAAACTCGATGGGGTTCATCCATTATTACGTGATTGCTTACGCGTCACGATCAGTAATGCCGAGGATAATGACCGCTGCTTTGCCGCAATTAAAATGTTCCTTGAGGCTTGA
- the cobB gene encoding NAD-dependent protein deacylase, with protein sequence MCDAVKNIVVLTGAGISAESGLATFRSSDGLWENHRVEDVATPEGYMRDPQLVHNFYNARRRQLFDPSVQPNAAHLALTKLQNASHVSLTLITQNVDNLHERAGATTLHMHGELLKMYCSSCDSVFDWREDCSPDVACPKCGALRALRPDIVWFGEIPYFLDQASEALQHADIFAAIGTSGVVYPAAGFAQLAKEAGALCVEINLAPSGSAARFDQGYYGKAGVQVPRWVEAVLA encoded by the coding sequence ATGTGCGACGCGGTTAAAAATATTGTTGTTTTAACTGGTGCTGGTATTTCAGCTGAATCCGGCTTGGCAACATTCCGCTCTAGTGACGGGTTATGGGAAAACCACCGGGTCGAAGACGTTGCTACACCCGAGGGATACATGCGTGATCCTCAATTGGTACATAATTTTTACAATGCACGCCGTCGACAGTTATTTGACCCGTCCGTGCAGCCAAATGCAGCACACTTGGCGCTGACCAAGTTGCAAAACGCGTCGCATGTTTCTTTAACTTTGATTACACAGAACGTTGATAACCTGCATGAACGCGCTGGCGCGACAACATTACATATGCATGGCGAGTTGCTTAAAATGTATTGCAGTTCCTGCGATAGTGTTTTTGATTGGCGGGAGGATTGTAGCCCTGATGTCGCGTGCCCAAAATGTGGCGCTTTGAGGGCATTACGGCCTGATATTGTTTGGTTCGGCGAAATTCCATATTTCCTTGATCAAGCGTCAGAAGCTTTGCAACATGCGGATATTTTTGCAGCCATTGGTACTTCTGGCGTTGTTTATCCAGCTGCGGGATTTGCCCAATTGGCGAAAGAAGCAGGGGCGCTTTGTGTTGAGATTAACCTTGCACCATCAGGCAGCGCGGCAAGATTTGATCAAGGTTATTACGGTAAGGCTGGCGTTCAGGTTCCGCGCTGGGTAGAAGCTGTGCTAGCATAG
- the fur gene encoding ferric iron uptake transcriptional regulator gives MSQQIKKAGLKVTGPRMKILEIMERETTDNDVHLSAEDVYKILLKADEEIGLATVYRVLTQFEQAGILKRHNFEGNHSVFEIDSGDHHNHLICVKSGKVVEFYDEVIAQRQREIAEKYGYTLEDHSLILYGVYQGEDAEDED, from the coding sequence ATGAGCCAGCAAATAAAAAAAGCGGGATTGAAAGTGACGGGTCCAAGAATGAAAATTCTGGAAATCATGGAACGCGAAACTACGGACAACGATGTCCACCTCAGTGCAGAAGACGTCTATAAAATTCTGCTTAAAGCTGATGAAGAAATTGGGCTTGCTACGGTTTATCGCGTTCTGACTCAGTTTGAGCAAGCCGGTATTCTCAAGCGCCATAATTTTGAAGGTAACCACAGTGTTTTTGAAATTGACAGTGGCGACCACCATAACCATCTTATCTGCGTTAAAAGTGGTAAAGTCGTAGAATTCTACGATGAAGTCATTGCACAACGTCAGAGAGAAATTGCTGAGAAATACGGCTACACACTAGAAGATCATAGCCTAATTCTTTACGGTGTTTACCAAGGTGAAGATGCAGAAGACGAAGACTAA